GATAGGCGGCGGCGAGTGCCTCGGCGTCGAGATCGAGCAACGCCACATACGCACCGTTGGCCGCCAGCGTCTTGGTGATGGCGAGCCCGAGGCCGCTCGCCGCACCGGTGACGATCGCGATTTGGCCTTTGAGATCAAACAGTTTTTCGGCCTGCATTTTTCTCCTCCCTGAGAGCCGGGCGAGCATGACCTCTCCACCCAAGCGGCTCCAACCTTGTATGCAATTCCCCAAGATGCAAGTTAGAAATTTGCTATTATCAATCAAAATTTGACAGAATCATATTGACCCTCCCGAAAAGGTTATACAGATTGCCGCCATTCGCGGGTGCCGAGGAGCGCCTGCCTTAACGGTCGTCAGGTCCCGGGGAGGGTGAAACACCGATGAGCTTTACCGAAAGCCTTGAAACCGTCACCGGCACGAAGATCCGGCTCATGCGGGGAGGCAAGGGCGCTCCGCTGCTCTTCCTGCACGGTGCGAGCGGCGCCTCGCGCTGGCTGCCCTTCATGGAGAAGCTTTCCGAAACCCACGAGGTGATCGTGCCGGAACATCCGGGTTTCGGCGCCTCCGACAATCCGGAATGGCTCGACAATATTTCCGACCTCGCCTTCTTTTATCTGGATGTCCTCGACCATCTCGGCCTCGACAAGGTCCATCTCGTCGGCACGTCGATCGGCGGCTGGCTCGCCGCGGAAATCGCAATCCGCAATGAGACCAAGCTCGGCTCCCTGACTGTCGTGGCGCCGGCCGGCATCCGCGTGAAGGGCATTCGCAAGGGCGACGTCTTCATGTGGAGCCCGGAGGAGACCGCCCGCAACCTCTTCCACGACCAGGCGTTTGCGGAAGCGATGCTGGCGGCCCCGCCGCCGTCGAAGGAAGGGATGGAAATCCTTCTCAGGAACAAGCTCACGTCGGCCAAGCTCGCCTGGGAGCCGCGTTTTCTCAATCCTGACCTGCACAAGTGGCTGCATCGCATTTCGGTACCGACACTGATCGTCTGGGGCGACGACGACAAGGCGATGCCGGTCGGTTACGCTCCGGCCTGGCGCGACCTCATTCCCAATTCGCGGCTTGAGATCATCGAGAACTGTGGACATCTGCCGCAGATCGAAAAGGCCGACCGTTTCGTCGAACTGGTCAACGGCTTCATCGGGGAGGTTACGCGATGAAATTCTACTTCATGCACCTGATGCCCTATGCGGATCTCGATCTGTCCTATGACGAGAAGCACAATTCCGCCTGGGTCACCCTGCCAAACACCTACTACGACCCGAAGAAGGGCCACCAGCTCTACAACCGTTATCTGGACGAGCTCGAATATGCCGACCAGCTCGGTTTCGACGGCATCTGCGTCAACGAGCACCATTCCAACGCCTACGGCCTGATGCCGATCCCGGGCGTCATGGCCGGCGCGCTCGCCCGCCGCACCAAGAACGTCAAGATCGCCATTCTCGGCCGGGCGCTGCCGCTTCTCAACAACCCGCTGACCGTCGCGGAAGAATTCGCGATGGTCGATAACATCACCGGCGGCCGCCTGATTGCCGGCATGGTGCGCGGCATCGGCGCCGAGTACCATTCCTGGGGCGTCAATCCAGCCTTCAGCCACGAGCGCTTCCAGGAAGCCCATGACCTGATCCTGCAGGCCTGGACGCAACCCGGGCCGAGCGTCTTCGAAGGCAAGCACTACAATTTCGATTATGTGAACGTCTGGCCGCGCGTCTACCAGGACAATCCGCACCCGCCGATCTGGATCCCGAGCCAGGGTTCCAGTGAAACCATCGAATGGGCCGCCCATCCGGATCGCAAATATACCTATCTCCAGACCTTCGCCTCGGTCTCGATCGTCGCCCGCTACATGAAGATGTATAAGGACGTCGCTGCCGGTTATGGCTATGAGGCGACCGAGGACCAGCTTGGCTGGTCGCTGCCACTCTATGTGGCCGAGACCGACGAGATCGCCCGCCGCGAAGCCAAGGACCATATCGAGGCCTTCCTGCAGAAGTTCCTGCGCATGCCGATGGAGATGCTGCTGCCGCCGGGCTACACCTCGGTGAAATCCATGGTCGGGGCGATGTCGGC
This genomic window from Neorhizobium galegae contains:
- a CDS encoding alpha/beta fold hydrolase → MSFTESLETVTGTKIRLMRGGKGAPLLFLHGASGASRWLPFMEKLSETHEVIVPEHPGFGASDNPEWLDNISDLAFFYLDVLDHLGLDKVHLVGTSIGGWLAAEIAIRNETKLGSLTVVAPAGIRVKGIRKGDVFMWSPEETARNLFHDQAFAEAMLAAPPPSKEGMEILLRNKLTSAKLAWEPRFLNPDLHKWLHRISVPTLIVWGDDDKAMPVGYAPAWRDLIPNSRLEIIENCGHLPQIEKADRFVELVNGFIGEVTR
- a CDS encoding LLM class flavin-dependent oxidoreductase, translated to MKFYFMHLMPYADLDLSYDEKHNSAWVTLPNTYYDPKKGHQLYNRYLDELEYADQLGFDGICVNEHHSNAYGLMPIPGVMAGALARRTKNVKIAILGRALPLLNNPLTVAEEFAMVDNITGGRLIAGMVRGIGAEYHSWGVNPAFSHERFQEAHDLILQAWTQPGPSVFEGKHYNFDYVNVWPRVYQDNPHPPIWIPSQGSSETIEWAAHPDRKYTYLQTFASVSIVARYMKMYKDVAAGYGYEATEDQLGWSLPLYVAETDEIARREAKDHIEAFLQKFLRMPMEMLLPPGYTSVKSMVGAMSAKAGHAMKQTIDSVIEEGKFICGSPATVREKLEEYQAQIGFGHLLTLLQFGTLPAELTRKNMEIYSKEVMPYLRNVTARRTA